TAATCCCTGTGAAAACAGCCCAAGGTCAAACAACAGTTTAATCTTTGTAGGACGGCGCTGGAGTTGGCAGGGCTGGAGTTGAGAGTCTGAGCATTTGTACTAAATTGACTCAATAGACAGTTTAAATGTAGTGCATCCCACACCCCACACCAAGGCAAAGCTTTTTGCCGCCAACCCTACTTAACCGGGTTGACAGCGATCGCAAAGTCCAAAAAATTCGAGAGTATGGTAATAAACCTTGAATTGGTGGGATTTTTCGAGTTTTTCTTCCAATTCATGAACGGGACACTCATTAAAGACGATAGACCGGCCGCAATGAATACAGGTAAGATGGTGTTGGTCCTGCTGAACGGAACTGTAGAGGGATTCTCCTGTGGCTAGGGTTCTCACCTGCACCGCACCCTGTAGCTTTAGGGATTCTAGGGCGCGGTAAACAGTGGCTAACCCCATATTTTGGTCACGCTGACGGAGTTCCACAAACAATTCTTGAGCGGATACTGCCCGATTTAAGGTTTTGAGTAAGTGGATAATGCGCTCTTGCGATCGGGTGCGTTGGGATTTCATATCAAAAAGGTCAGCGATCAAATTTAATTCTATGCCAAAAAATTATCAGTGCTTTATTTATGTTACCCTGCGCCCTTCGGTTCTCGATCCGGCGGGTACGGCGGTAGAGTCGGGATTAAAGCAATTAGGTTATGATACTGTAGCCGGGGTGCGAATTGGTAAGTATATTGAGCTTACCGTGGCAGCAGAGGATGAAACCAGCGCCCGCGCACAATTGGATCAAATGTGCGATCAACTATTGGCTAATCCTGTAATTGAAAATTATCGCTTTGATTTGCATTGTCAGTAGACAGAAGTCAGGAGTCAGGAGACGGGAGGTAGGGCAAATAATTAAAATTTGCCTGTCACCTTCTGCTAAAAAACTTAATTAAGTTAAAAATTATGAAGTTTGGGATTATTGTTTTCCCCGGATCGAATTGCGATCGAGATGTGGCAACGGTGACGGAGGGGATTTTTCAGCAACCTACCCGCTATGTTTGGCATCAAGAGACGGATCTAGGGGATGTGGATGTGATTGTGGTGCCGGGGGGATTTAGTTACGGCGATTATTTGCGCTGTGGTGCGATCGCTCGATTTTCACCAGCAATGAAAACTGTCCGAGAAGAAGCCGAAAAAGGTAAATTAGTTTTAGGCATCTGTAACGGTTTTCAGGTATTAACGGAAATTGGACTGCTACCCGGTGCGTTAATTCGCAATCGGGATTTACATTTTATCTGCGATCGAGTGCCAGTAAAAGTGGAAAATAATCAATCTGTCTGGACGCGAGGCTATCAACCACAACAGGTGCTTAATTTGCCCATTGCTCACGGGGAAGGGCGTTATTATGCCGCAGAAGATACGTTAAAATCTCTGGAGGATAACGGTCAAATTCTCTTTCGTTACTGCACTCCCACAGGAGAGGTAAATGAGTCAGGAAATCCCAACGGATCGTTAAATAATATTGCGGGAATTACCAATAAAGCAGGAAATGTGCTAGGAATGATGCCTCATCCCGAACGGGCCGCCGATCCGCTGCTCAATTTGACCGATGGTAGTCTATTATTTCGGGAGTTGATCAATTGTTGATGACCAGACCTCTTGCAAAAATCAAAAATTGTTGTTAGGGTCAGGAGTCAGTAGCCAGTAGTCAGTAGTCAGGAGAATTAAAAATGAATAATAATCAATTAAATGGTCTATTTACAGATTTTATGCAATTTAATCCTTATTTTTGCCGTTTTTAAACCCTCAAATAGTTGGGTTTTTTGGGGTTTTAGTTAAAATTTCCCTGATAACTGATAACTGATAACTGATAACTGATAACTGATAATCCTGTGGCTGTTTTAAGAGATAATCGGGCTACCGTCCAAAAGGTTCTTTGGATCACCCTGCTGCTGAACATTTTGGTTATGGCGATCAAAGCGGGGTTGGGTTTGAGGATTGGTGCTTTAAGTCTGCAAGCGGATGCTCTCCATAGTGTCACCGATAGTGCGAATAATGTCTTGGGATTGGTAG
This portion of the Microcystis aeruginosa NIES-2549 genome encodes:
- a CDS encoding Fur family transcriptional regulator, with protein sequence MKSQRTRSQERIIHLLKTLNRAVSAQELFVELRQRDQNMGLATVYRALESLKLQGAVQVRTLATGESLYSSVQQDQHHLTCIHCGRSIVFNECPVHELEEKLEKSHQFKVYYHTLEFFGLCDRCQPG
- the purS gene encoding phosphoribosylformylglycinamidine synthase subunit PurS, with amino-acid sequence MPKNYQCFIYVTLRPSVLDPAGTAVESGLKQLGYDTVAGVRIGKYIELTVAAEDETSARAQLDQMCDQLLANPVIENYRFDLHCQ
- the purQ gene encoding phosphoribosylformylglycinamidine synthase subunit PurQ yields the protein MKFGIIVFPGSNCDRDVATVTEGIFQQPTRYVWHQETDLGDVDVIVVPGGFSYGDYLRCGAIARFSPAMKTVREEAEKGKLVLGICNGFQVLTEIGLLPGALIRNRDLHFICDRVPVKVENNQSVWTRGYQPQQVLNLPIAHGEGRYYAAEDTLKSLEDNGQILFRYCTPTGEVNESGNPNGSLNNIAGITNKAGNVLGMMPHPERAADPLLNLTDGSLLFRELINC